The proteins below come from a single Aspergillus oryzae RIB40 DNA, chromosome 5 genomic window:
- a CDS encoding putative Snf1 kinase complex beta-subunit Gal83 (protein involved in Snf1 protein kinase complex assembly), whose product MGNNPSKGPAGDVPSTSGHSTHAGSAGDRKVTRRPSLNAPSGTAKATAADPSASKETATGHPVSQNQASVQQRLQSRNAPDSATRHAPDTKKADPHYKEIPSPDPSNPVQVPTSRTSARHDHYTSVAPSGPPHNAYYSASAHLQRPPRLPLPIGDATATPGSPYMGSPPSERLLDEQAGQGDPKLGDAAVEDEEVLEELEPYTSSGVGRPVPTIIEWTAPGDKVYVTGTFVNWEKKFRLHRSSESNPGVMSTRLNLRPGTHHLKFIVDGEMRAADSLPTAVDFTNHLVNYIEISADDTNRSRSGSDKTSQSNVPPGVHPPQVLPTRVGSEQVGSGSAVEDQPDEWEEIPQGDFRRIIPQFLVDLDREDETQESPAYQQAVNVIGDAPTPPSLPLFLGKSILNGTTPMKDDSSVLNYPNHTVLNHLATSSIKNGVLATSATTRYKRKYVTTILYKPTGDIAG is encoded by the exons ATGGGTAACAACCCTTCCAAGGGGCCCGCCGGAGATGTCCCGTCGACTTCGGGTCACTCGACCCATGCTGGTTCTGCGGGTGACAGAAAAGTGACGCGCCGACCTTCGCTCAACGCTCCATCGGGTACAGCAAAAGCCACTGCCGCGGATCCCTCTGCATCCAAAGAGACTGCAACTGGCCATCCAGTTTCGCAAAATCAGGCATCGGTTCAACAGCGTCTTCAATCACGCAATGCCCCAGACTCAGCGACACGGCATGCGCCCGATACTAAGAAAGCAGATCCTCACTATAAAGAAATACCCTCCCCCGATCCGTCAAACCCCGTCCAGGTACCAACTTCACGAACTAGCGCTAGGCACGATCACTATACATCCGTAGCGCCTTCCGGTCCACCTCACAATGCCTACTACAGCGCATCTGCCCATCTCCAGCGGCCACCACGATTGCCTCTACCGATTGGTGATGCCACGGCGACGCCAGGTTCACCTTATATGGGTTCGCCTCCCTCGGAACGATTGCTCGATGAACAAGCAGGTCAGGGAGATCCAAAGCTTGGCGATGCTGccgtcgaagatgaagaagttttggaagagctggagcCGTATACAAGCAGTGGTGTCGGCAGGCCTGTCCCTACGATTATAGAATGGACTGCTCCTGGCGACAAGGTCTATGTCACCGGTACATTCGTCAACTGGGAGAAAAAGTTTCGTCTACACAGAAG CAGTGAAAGTAACCCCGGCGTTATGTCAACGAGGTTAAATCTCCGCCCTGGAACCCACCACTTAAAATTCATCGTAGACGGTGAGATGCGTGCGGCGGACAGTCTTCCCACTGCAGTAGACTTTACCAACCACCTCGTTAATTACATCGAAATAAGCGCCGATGACACTAATCGGTCACGGAGCGGGAGCGATAAAACATCTCAAAGCAACGTTCCTCCCGGAGTCCACCCTCCGCAAGTCCTCCCCACCCGAGTTGGGTCTGAGCAGGTTGGATCTGGATCAGCCGTTGAAGATCAACCGGACGAATGGGAAGAAATCCCCCAAGGGGACTTCCGTCGTATAATCCCGCAGTTCCTTGTTGACTTAGacagagaagatgaaacacAAGAGAGCCCAGCTTACCAACAAGCTGTCAATGTGATTGGCGATGCACCTACGCCGCCAAgtcttcccctcttcctggGGAAGTCGATATTAAACGGCACTACGCCAATGAAGGACGATAGCAGCGTGCTCAACTATCCCAACCATACTGTTTTGAATCATCTGGCGACGAGCAGCATCAAAAACGGCGTCCTCGCTACCAGTGCAACAACCAGATACAAACGCAAG TACGTAACGACAATTTTGTATAAGCCAACCGGGGATATCGCGGGATAG